GAAATCAACGACGATATCAATGATTTGTGGGTTAATTCCATACGATAGTGGTGATATAAAAGTTGGTGGGAAATCTGTAAAAGAGTATCCATTAGAAGCGAAAAAGAAAATCGGTATTGTCCCGCAAGACATTGCGCTGTATCCGACACTTTCAGCGAAGGAAAATTTGATTTTTTGGGGAAAGATGTACGGTTTAAATGGGAAAGTTGCAAAAGAGCGAGCAGAGGAAGTGTTAGCTTACGTCGGTTTACAGGATCGGGGAAAAGATAAAATTGAAACATTTTCAGGTGGAATGAAAAGGCGTATTAATATTGGTGCAGCACTTATGCACGAACCAGAGTTATTAATTATGGATGAACCGACAGTCGGGATTGATCCGCAATCGAGAAATCATATTTTAGAGACTGTTAAAAAGTTAAATGAAAAAGGTATGACGGTCATTTATACGAGTCATTACATGGAAGAAGTTGAGTATTTATGTGAGCGAATTGCCATCGTTGATCATGGAAAGGTAATTGCACTAGGAACGAAAAGAGAGTTATGTAATCGTCTGACAGATGGGTTTATAGTGAAATTACAATTAAATCGCTATAGTACGGAACTGCTACAAAAGTTGAAAGCACTACCTGTTGTTGAGCGGATTATTTTTGACGAAGATACTAGCACAATTGACATTGGACTAAATGGTGGCGAGGCAATTGGTACAGTTGTTTCCGTAGTTGTTGAGAACAACGCTCAAATTTTAAAACTGGAAGTACAAGAACCGAATTTAGAGGCACTCTTTTTACAATTAACAGGACGTTCACTGCGTGATTAAGGAGGTTAGTGTGAGATGAAAAGTTTCATTATTGCATGGAAAGATTTGAAAATCCGTTTAATTGATCGCCGCGGCTTTATGATGATGTTAATTATGCCGCTTTTATTAACAGCGATTTTAGGTTCAGCGTTAAGTAATGTATTTGATAGTGGTGGACTACCGAAAACAGTAATTGGCTATTATCAAGAGGGAACGGATGAGTTTGCAGATGTCTTTCAAAAAGATGTATTGCAATCTAAAGAAATAAAAGATGATGTGAAAGTAAAGGTAGTTAACTCTCGGGAAGAGCTTGAAGATATGTTAAAGGAAAAGAAAATAGATGTAGGAATTGTTATCCCAAATAAATGGAGCGAACAAGTGCAAGATGGGAAATTAAAAGAACCAACGGTACTTATAGACCCATCAAAAGATATACAAGCAAAAATTGCCGAGTCAATGATCCGCTCTTTTTCGGAACGTGTTCAAACAGTCGCAGTATCTACTAAAAGTGTTGTAACAGAATTAGCAAAATCTCAGCATGGTGATCTAGCACAAGTTGCAAAAGAAGTAAGTGGAAGCCTACAGACGATAGCAACTGCAAGTGTGGATAACATCCAAAAAGGAACGATAGGTAAAAAAACAGTTGTAGCCATGCAATATTATGCAGCAGCAATGTTAGTCATGTTTTTACTATATAACATAACAGTAGGTGCAAAGTCAGTTGTAACAGAGCAACGAACTGAAACGTTGGCGCGTTTGTTCAGTACACCGACGAGCTCATTTTCAATTTTATTTGGGAAGTTTTTAGGTACATTACTATTTGCCTGTGTACAACTTGGAATATTTATAGTTGCTACACACTTTATGTTTCATGTGGAATGGGGCGAAGACGTGTCTCAAATAGTAGTGTTGGGGATTTCTTATGCAATTTGTGTTTCTGGTTTATCCATGTTAATTGCAGCCTTTATTCGTGAGGAAAAAACAGCAGATTTAATGGGGGGAATCGGTATTCAAATACTAGCTATATTAGGGGGATCAATGTTACCGATTTACGTATTTCCCGATACACTTCAAACAGTTGCGAATATTGCTCCGAATAAATGGGCACTTACGAGCTTCTTAAATATTATGTCGGGAACATCTTGGGATGTGCTATTCCCTGTCATTTTAAGTTTATGTAGTGCAGGAATTATCTCCGTTATGATTGGAACGTTACGTTTACGTACGAGATAGGAGGGGAAATGATGAAGAAGGTTTGGGCGCTTTGTTGGCTAGAGTTAAAACAAATTTTAATTAAGCCACAAAGTTATATACTCATGTTTGGAATGCCTATTATTTTCACACTCATTTTCGGTGGACTTTTAGGCGGAAGTGGGAATGAGAAAGTAAATGTTAGTTTAGTAGATAAAGATGGTTCTGTATTATCTGGCAAGTATTATGAGGAAATAAAGAAAAGCGATTTAATTTCTATAGAAAAGGTAATGTATAGGGAAGGGACACAGAGGATCGAAGACAAGAAATCATCTGGTATAATCATCATTCCGAAAGATTTTCAAAAGAGTATGCTAGATGGAAAAGTAGAAAATATTCAATTTCAAGCCAGTGCTGATTTTACGGGTGGAACTTCTGTAGAGCAAGTATTAGCAAGTGCATTAAAAAAGATGGAGATAGAAGTTAGTGCAGCAAGAGATTTTGAGAAGAAAAGTAACACTTCGTGGGAAACGATGTATGAAACAATTTATACAAAAATAGATCCTGTTTCGATTCAAAAAGAATCGATTTTACACGATGATCAAAAGTTAAATAACGTTACAGGGCGAGCTACAGGTTTTTCAATTCTATTCGTCATGATTGTCATGTTAAGTGCGACGGGAACTATTTTGAAAGCTAGACAACTTGGTGTTTGGTCTCGTTTATTAGGGGCACCAGTTTCAAAAATTCAAATACTAGCAGGATATATCCTTTCCTTCTTTTTAATAGGGTGGATTCAATTTGGTGTTTTAATGATATTAACGCATTTATTATTTGATGTGCAGTGGGGAAATTTATTAGGGGTTATTACACTCGTTTCAGTATTACTATTAGCGGTTATTGGTCTAGCTTTATTATTGGCAAGTATCGTGAAAACAGCAGAACAGCAGTCCGCACTAGGGAATATCGTTGTAATTTCAACGTGTATGATTAGTGGTCTTTATTGGCCAATTGAAATTGAGCCTTCATGGATGCAAGCGGCTTCAAATTTTGTTCCGCAAACGTGGGCGATGCGTGGCTTTACTGAGTTAATTGTAAGGGGAGGTACATTAGCAGATATAGGAGGATATATTGGTATACTCATTTTATTTGCGGGAGTATTTTTCGTAATTGGTTTAATAAGAATACGTTATGACTGAAAAAAGAAAGCAGAGTTCACAGCTTTACGCGCTGAACTCTGCTTTCTTTTTGTGTGGCATCTTCTCTCGTTGAAATTATAATAGCGATCCCGAGCATAATAAAAAAAGCTAAAAAGAGGACGAACTTTGGGAAGAAAGGGAATAGTAATAACGCCCCGACTATCATGAGTGTCAATAATACATAGTGCAGGACATATTGGAATAGGTTGTCCATATTTTCGCCCCCTTTTTGGTAGTTAATTGTTATTATTCTATGCGTGGCTATTAGGTAATAGAAGGTGTTTTTTGTTTTTTTGAGAGAAAACAATTAGCAAGGATTGACATGACTATTGGAAAGGAATAATCTTAAAATTAATTCGCACTATTTTTATAGGTAAAATAAAGATAGTTACAGAAAGGGGCGTTATGTTACCTCTTAATTAAAAAACAGGAAAGTAAAGGTGAGAATTATGCGAAAGGCTTTGAAAGGGTTACTTGCTACATTCCTTAGTACATCGGTTTTATTAGCAGGATGTGCTAAGGAAGAGAAAAGTACAAATGAAGCAGTAAAGATGCCGAAAGTAAAAGATGAGTTTATTAAG
This Bacillus mycoides DNA region includes the following protein-coding sequences:
- a CDS encoding ABC transporter ATP-binding protein; the encoded protein is MLVIDHITKSFGKKEIVKNVSFEVKKGETFGLLGPNGAGKSTTISMICGLIPYDSGDIKVGGKSVKEYPLEAKKKIGIVPQDIALYPTLSAKENLIFWGKMYGLNGKVAKERAEEVLAYVGLQDRGKDKIETFSGGMKRRINIGAALMHEPELLIMDEPTVGIDPQSRNHILETVKKLNEKGMTVIYTSHYMEEVEYLCERIAIVDHGKVIALGTKRELCNRLTDGFIVKLQLNRYSTELLQKLKALPVVERIIFDEDTSTIDIGLNGGEAIGTVVSVVVENNAQILKLEVQEPNLEALFLQLTGRSLRD
- a CDS encoding ABC transporter permease; the encoded protein is MKSFIIAWKDLKIRLIDRRGFMMMLIMPLLLTAILGSALSNVFDSGGLPKTVIGYYQEGTDEFADVFQKDVLQSKEIKDDVKVKVVNSREELEDMLKEKKIDVGIVIPNKWSEQVQDGKLKEPTVLIDPSKDIQAKIAESMIRSFSERVQTVAVSTKSVVTELAKSQHGDLAQVAKEVSGSLQTIATASVDNIQKGTIGKKTVVAMQYYAAAMLVMFLLYNITVGAKSVVTEQRTETLARLFSTPTSSFSILFGKFLGTLLFACVQLGIFIVATHFMFHVEWGEDVSQIVVLGISYAICVSGLSMLIAAFIREEKTADLMGGIGIQILAILGGSMLPIYVFPDTLQTVANIAPNKWALTSFLNIMSGTSWDVLFPVILSLCSAGIISVMIGTLRLRTR
- a CDS encoding ABC transporter permease, with translation MKKVWALCWLELKQILIKPQSYILMFGMPIIFTLIFGGLLGGSGNEKVNVSLVDKDGSVLSGKYYEEIKKSDLISIEKVMYREGTQRIEDKKSSGIIIIPKDFQKSMLDGKVENIQFQASADFTGGTSVEQVLASALKKMEIEVSAARDFEKKSNTSWETMYETIYTKIDPVSIQKESILHDDQKLNNVTGRATGFSILFVMIVMLSATGTILKARQLGVWSRLLGAPVSKIQILAGYILSFFLIGWIQFGVLMILTHLLFDVQWGNLLGVITLVSVLLLAVIGLALLLASIVKTAEQQSALGNIVVISTCMISGLYWPIEIEPSWMQAASNFVPQTWAMRGFTELIVRGGTLADIGGYIGILILFAGVFFVIGLIRIRYD